In Nocardia asteroides, the following proteins share a genomic window:
- a CDS encoding peroxiredoxin, with amino-acid sequence MALLTIGDQFPAYNLKAVIGGDLSKVDAQQPDDYFTQITSDDHAGKWRIVFFWPKDFTFVCPTEIAAFGKLNEEFADRDAQVLGASVDNEFVHFQWRAQHEDLKTLPFPILSDLKRELAAATGVLNADGVADRATFIVDPNNEVQFVSVTAGSVGRNVDEVLRVLDALQSDELCACNWKKGDPTINAGELLSASV; translated from the coding sequence ATGGCTCTGCTGACGATCGGCGACCAGTTCCCGGCATACAACCTCAAGGCCGTCATCGGAGGTGACCTGTCGAAGGTCGACGCGCAGCAGCCCGACGACTACTTCACCCAGATCACCAGCGACGACCACGCGGGCAAGTGGCGCATCGTGTTCTTCTGGCCCAAGGACTTCACCTTCGTGTGCCCCACCGAGATCGCCGCGTTCGGCAAGCTGAACGAGGAGTTCGCCGACCGTGACGCCCAGGTGCTCGGCGCCTCGGTGGACAACGAGTTCGTGCACTTCCAGTGGCGTGCCCAGCACGAGGATCTCAAGACCCTCCCCTTCCCGATCCTGTCGGACCTCAAGCGTGAACTGGCCGCCGCCACCGGGGTTCTCAACGCCGACGGTGTCGCCGACCGCGCGACCTTCATCGTCGACCCGAACAACGAGGTGCAGTTCGTCTCGGTGACCGCCGGTTCGGTCGGCCGCAATGTCGACGAGGTGCTGCGCGTGCTCGACGCCCTGCAGTCCGACGAGCTGTGCGCCTGCAACTGGAAGAAGGGCGATCCGACCATCAACGCGGGCGAACTGCTCTCGGCCAGCGTCTGA
- a CDS encoding hydrogen peroxide-inducible genes activator yields MTDQTYQPTLSQLRAFVAVAEYRHFGTAAARLSVSQPTLSQALASLENGLGLQLIERSTRRVLVTAAGMRLLPQAKATLEAADRFVASAVGDGLGGVLRLGIIPTVAPYVLPELLPELRRKLPGLVPQIVEDQTARLLDGLRTGVLDVALLALPTEAPGLTEIPLYTEEFVLVTPRGHELAGRTDLAAPVLADMPLLLLDEGHCLRDQTLDLCRTAEIHPGAVGDTRAASLTTVVQCVAGGLGVTLIPEMAVAAETARATLDTARFAEPAPGRTIGLAYRGSSARAEDYEYLAAVIRSKRPF; encoded by the coding sequence GTGACTGATCAGACTTATCAGCCAACCCTGTCGCAGCTGCGTGCGTTCGTCGCGGTGGCCGAGTATCGGCATTTCGGGACTGCCGCAGCGCGTTTGAGTGTGAGCCAACCCACGTTATCGCAGGCACTGGCATCATTGGAAAACGGACTCGGACTGCAGCTGATCGAGCGCAGCACCCGGCGCGTGCTCGTCACCGCGGCGGGCATGCGCCTGCTGCCCCAGGCCAAGGCGACCTTGGAGGCGGCCGACCGTTTCGTCGCCTCGGCCGTGGGGGACGGCCTCGGCGGCGTGCTGCGCCTGGGCATCATCCCGACCGTCGCGCCCTACGTGCTGCCCGAGCTGCTGCCCGAGCTGCGTCGCAAGCTCCCGGGCCTGGTGCCCCAGATCGTGGAGGACCAGACCGCCCGGCTGCTCGACGGCCTGCGCACCGGCGTGCTCGACGTGGCCCTGCTCGCGCTGCCCACCGAGGCGCCGGGGCTCACCGAGATCCCGCTCTACACCGAGGAATTCGTTCTGGTCACCCCGCGCGGGCACGAGCTGGCCGGGCGCACCGACCTGGCCGCCCCGGTGCTGGCCGACATGCCGCTGTTGCTGCTGGACGAGGGGCACTGCCTGCGCGACCAGACCCTGGACCTGTGCCGGACCGCCGAGATCCACCCCGGCGCGGTGGGCGACACCCGCGCGGCCTCGCTGACGACCGTGGTGCAGTGTGTCGCAGGCGGTCTCGGCGTGACGCTCATCCCGGAGATGGCCGTGGCCGCCGAAACCGCGCGCGCCACCCTCGACACCGCGCGCTTCGCCGAGCCCGCTCCCGGCCGCACGATCGGGCTGGCATATCGAGGGTCATCCGCGCGGGCCGAGGATTACGAATACCTCGCGGCGGTGATCCGATCGAAGCGGCCTTTTTAG
- a CDS encoding helix-turn-helix transcriptional regulator, whose product MIAAIYAAGNDPDRWDSAIGEITDTFGAVNGFLVIADPAADRYAIKTSGAVGPPDLPAQLEAVAERVQQLPVGSTVSGDDLFAVPGPDSALADQVSANGLSNSFLARLSDDRPSSWICLVMPDQQSLTGRPAGLALLRVLVPHLRGALRTQSKLVELSRERAFALATLEQAHYGIMIVTTDAALVFANSMAERITQQGDGLSVDTLGCLRAGSATTQRQLRQLIDCAADPGFAGGNVAVTRCSGRKPLILRVTPLDGIAGDGLWDRAVLLLVADPDHDPEPEPAALHELYGLTDAETMVAMGVLRGDGLPAVADQLSVSLFTARTHLQHIFAKTKTHRQAELVRLLLTTAISAQ is encoded by the coding sequence TTGATCGCCGCGATCTACGCCGCCGGCAACGATCCGGACCGGTGGGACTCGGCGATCGGGGAGATCACCGACACCTTCGGCGCGGTCAACGGGTTTCTCGTCATCGCCGACCCCGCCGCCGACCGGTACGCGATCAAGACGTCGGGGGCCGTCGGCCCACCGGACCTACCGGCCCAGCTCGAGGCCGTCGCCGAGCGGGTGCAGCAGCTGCCGGTGGGCAGCACCGTCAGCGGGGACGACCTGTTCGCCGTCCCCGGACCCGACAGCGCCCTCGCCGACCAGGTGAGCGCGAACGGTCTGTCCAACAGCTTCCTGGCCCGGCTCAGCGACGACCGCCCCTCGTCGTGGATCTGCCTGGTGATGCCCGACCAGCAGTCGCTCACCGGCAGGCCCGCGGGCCTGGCGCTGCTGCGGGTGCTCGTGCCACACCTGCGCGGGGCGCTGCGCACGCAGTCCAAGCTCGTCGAGCTGTCCCGGGAGCGGGCCTTCGCGCTCGCGACCCTGGAGCAGGCGCACTACGGGATCATGATCGTCACCACCGACGCGGCGCTGGTGTTCGCGAACTCGATGGCCGAACGGATCACCCAGCAGGGCGACGGCCTGTCGGTCGACACCCTGGGCTGCCTGCGGGCCGGATCCGCGACGACCCAGCGGCAGCTGCGCCAGCTGATCGACTGCGCGGCGGATCCCGGCTTCGCCGGTGGCAATGTCGCGGTCACCCGCTGTTCCGGCCGCAAACCGCTGATCCTGCGGGTGACCCCGCTCGACGGGATCGCCGGGGACGGACTGTGGGACCGGGCGGTCCTGCTGCTGGTCGCCGATCCGGACCACGACCCCGAACCCGAGCCCGCGGCACTGCACGAGCTGTACGGCCTGACCGATGCCGAGACCATGGTCGCGATGGGGGTGCTGCGCGGCGACGGCTTGCCCGCCGTCGCCGATCAGCTCTCCGTCTCGCTGTTCACCGCCCGCACACATCTGCAACATATTTTCGCCAAGACGAAAACACATCGGCAGGCGGAATTGGTCCGGCTGCTGTTGACCACCGCTATTTCGGCACAGTAA
- a CDS encoding chymotrypsin family serine protease encodes MSGLAGTAQGAAPVTLGGGSGIVLDDGSTCTLTTIGRDGSGRLVGFTAAHCAAAGVGMGVAAEADQEAGNVGSIALLNSELDYAVIAFDESLVIPVNRVGSTTITDVGVPAQFPAVACKEGRTTGQTCGLVYGDVFGGATWTLTQICVILGDSGSPVVVGTTLVAIVNGYIGLPCIGPQVGANFSLILDDVDAQGGIGTGYRPI; translated from the coding sequence ATGTCGGGCCTGGCCGGGACAGCGCAGGGAGCTGCCCCGGTGACCCTCGGTGGTGGCTCCGGCATCGTCCTCGACGACGGCTCTACCTGCACACTCACCACGATCGGCCGGGACGGCTCCGGTCGGCTGGTCGGCTTCACCGCCGCGCACTGCGCCGCGGCCGGTGTCGGCATGGGCGTGGCGGCCGAGGCCGATCAGGAGGCGGGCAACGTGGGCTCGATCGCGTTGCTGAACAGCGAGCTCGACTACGCGGTCATCGCCTTCGACGAGAGTCTGGTGATCCCGGTGAACCGGGTCGGCTCGACCACGATCACCGACGTGGGAGTGCCCGCGCAGTTCCCGGCCGTCGCGTGCAAGGAGGGCCGCACGACCGGGCAGACCTGTGGACTGGTCTACGGCGACGTCTTCGGCGGCGCCACCTGGACGCTGACGCAGATCTGCGTGATCCTCGGTGATTCCGGTTCCCCGGTCGTCGTCGGCACGACACTCGTCGCGATCGTCAACGGATATATCGGGCTGCCGTGCATCGGCCCACAGGTCGGCGCGAATTTCTCGCTGATTCTCGACGACGTCGACGCACAGGGCGGTATCGGGACGGGATACCGGCCGATTTGA
- a CDS encoding carboxymuconolactone decarboxylase family protein, whose protein sequence is MSIENLKNSLPEYAKDLKLNLSSIARTTVLSEQQLWGTLLASAAATRSATTLREIAEEAADVLSAEAYEAALGAASIMGMNNVFYRGKAFLDGRYDDLRAGLRMNIIGNPGVDKADFELWSFAVSSINGCAHCLEAHEKTLREAGASREVIFESLRAAAIVAGVGQAVQSTEALATAAV, encoded by the coding sequence ATGAGCATCGAGAACCTGAAGAACTCACTTCCCGAGTACGCCAAGGACCTCAAGCTCAACCTGTCCTCGATCGCGCGCACCACGGTGCTCAGCGAGCAGCAGCTGTGGGGCACCCTGCTGGCCTCGGCCGCCGCGACCCGCTCGGCGACCACGCTGCGCGAGATCGCCGAGGAAGCCGCCGACGTGCTGTCCGCCGAGGCCTACGAGGCCGCGCTGGGCGCCGCGTCGATCATGGGCATGAACAACGTGTTCTACCGCGGCAAGGCGTTCCTGGACGGCCGCTACGACGACCTGCGCGCCGGTCTGCGGATGAACATCATCGGCAACCCGGGCGTGGACAAGGCCGATTTCGAGCTGTGGTCGTTCGCGGTCTCCTCGATCAACGGGTGTGCCCACTGCCTGGAGGCGCACGAGAAGACCCTGCGTGAGGCCGGTGCCTCGCGCGAGGTGATCTTCGAGTCGCTGCGCGCCGCGGCCATCGTCGCCGGTGTCGGCCAGGCGGTGCAGTCCACCGAGGCGCTGGCCACCGCCGCCGTCTGA